One window of Chroicocephalus ridibundus chromosome 32, bChrRid1.1, whole genome shotgun sequence genomic DNA carries:
- the LOC134508128 gene encoding zinc finger protein 646-like isoform X1: MASPPSPAASPRAPSSSPAAAAERRYRCGECGRSYRHAGSLVNHRRSHQTGLYGCAACGKQLFNLAALTSHRRAHRRAQRPATVTGDAGAVGPAATPPAASPSSGRLYSCGECGRRYRHRGSLANHRHTHRTGVFACSLCPKHFPNLMALRTHARGHRRGRPPPSPRDVTVVAAERLYRCEVCGKTYRHSGSLINHKHTHQTGDFGCGLCPKRFSNLGALKGHLRGHRRRRHRHRRRNGCSPEVPPPPLPPAIYQCSLCPKEFGGLPALQAHFRRHRRPRGAADEEEDEEDEEDEEEEERPFLCSLCGGIFPGEAELARHHRQEHVTVPPVPPPPPEGCWGGEASGEELWQICGYCGRPFGDLQSLREHSRGHRAEEAAAMADVVAGGERRPYACSLCGKTYRHGGSLVNHRQTHQTGVFPCAVCARRYPNLAAFRNHLRNHPRCKAGPPASAPPPRQRPACDACEEEEEEEEEEEEGEAPEARPFRCEVCGRSYKHAGSLVNHRQSHTTGLFRCPACPKAFYNLMALKNHRRTHAERRRHRCGLCPKAFRLRRQLLGHQRLHAPADACQPQPGQGTPTPRDAPETLAGDALVSSTAFRAEEVSVRHRDGMETALEDSTAPPTTCRVEEKVVGHRDGTGTVLEDSTAPPPTFRVEEKVVGHRDGTGTVLEDSTAPPPTLREHLDGMETVLEDSTAPPTTCRVEEKVVGHRDGMGTVLEDSTAPPPTLGEHQDGMETVLEDSTAPPTTCRVEEKVVGHRDGKGTVLEDSTAPPPTFRVKEKVVGHRDGTGMVLEDSTAPPPTLGEHLDTMEMALEDSTAPPTTCRVEEKVVGHRDGTGTVLEDSTAPPPTFRASEGPPGHLDTMGTVSEDSLVSPTALREHLDGMETALEDSTAPPTTFRVEEKVVGHRDGMGTVLEDSTAPPPTLRAPKVSVQHPDTVEMVSEEFLVSPTAFRAEEVSVRHPDATEMALEDSTAPPPTFRAPEGPPGHRDTTETAWEDSPVSPPTFRGEEKVVGHRDGPGTALEDSTAPTTFRAPEADG; this comes from the coding sequence ATGGCGTCTCCTccgtcccccgccgcctccccgcgggcCCCGTCGTCgtcccccgccgctgccgccgagCGCCGTTACCGCTGCGGGGAGTGCGGGCGGAGCTACCGCCACGCCGGCAGCCTGGTCAACCACCGCCGCAGCCACCAAACCGGCCTCTACGGCTGCGCCGCCTGCGGCAAACAGCTCTTCAACCTGGCCGCCCTCACCAGCCACCGCCGGGCGCACCGGCGAGCCCAACGGCCGGCGACGGTGACAGGGGACGCCGGCGCCGTGGGGCCGGCGGCGACTCCGCCGGCCGCCTCGCCCTCCTCGGGCCGGCTCTACAGCTGCGGGGAGTGCGGGCGGCGCTACCGCCACCGGGGCAGCTTGGCCAACCACCGGCACACCCACCGCACCGGCGTCTTCGCCTGTTCCCTCTGCCCCAAACACTTCCCCAACCTCATGGCCCTGCGCACCCACGCCCGGGGCCACCGCCGGGGACGGCCGCCGCCATCGCCGCGTGATGTCACCGTCGTTGCCGCCGAGCGACTGTACCGCTGCGAGGTGTGCGGCAAAACCTACCGGCACTCCGGCAGCCTCATCAACCACAAACACACCCACCAGACGGGCGATTTCGGCTGCGGCCTCTGCCCCAAACGCTTCTCCAACCTGGGCGCCCTCAAGGGACACCTGCGGGGACaccggcgccgccgccaccgccaccggcgccgcaACGGCTGTAGCCCCgaggtgccgccgccgccgctgccgcccgccatCTACCAGTGCTCGCTCTGCCCCAAGGAATTCGGCGGCCTCCCGGCGCTACAGGCGCATTTTCGCCGGCACCGGCGTCCCCGCGGCGCGGCGGacgaggaggaggacgaggaggacgaggaggacgaggaggaagaagagcgtcccttcctctgcagcctgtgcgGCGGCATCTTCCCCGGCGAGGCCGAGCTGGCGCGGCACCACCGGCAGGAGCACGTGACGGtgccgccggtgccgccgccgccgccggaggggtgttgggggggggaagcgTCGGGCGAGGAGCTGTGGCAAATCTGCGGCTACTGCGGGCGGCCCTTCGGCGACCTGCAGAGCCTGCGGGAGCACAGCCGCGGCCACCGCGCCGAGGAAGCGGCCGCCATGGCCGACGTGGTGGCCGGGGGCGAGCGCCGACCTTACGCCTGTAGCCTCTGTGGCAAAACCTACCGCCACGGCGGCAGTTTGGTCAACCACCGGCAAACCCACCAAACCGGCGTCTTCCCCTGCGCCGTCTGCGCCCGCCGCTACCCCAACCTCGCCGCCTTCCGCAACCACCTCCGCAACCACCCCCGCTGCAAGGCGGGACCCCCGGcgtccgccccgccgccgcgccaacGCCCGGCCTGCGACgcctgcgaggaggaggaggaggaggaggaagaggaggaagagggagaagcacCGGAGGCCCGGCCTTTCCGCTGCGAGGTGTGCGGCCGCAGCTACAAGCACGCCGGCAGCCTGGTCAACCACCGGCAGAGCCACACCACCGGCCTCTTCCGCTGCCCCGCCTGCCCCAAGGCCTTCTACAACCTCATGGCCCTCAAGAACCACCGGCGCACCCACGCCGAGCGCCGCCGGCACCGCTGTGGCCTCTGCCCCAAGGCTTTCCGCCTGCGCCGGCAACTGCTGGGTCACCAACGGCTCCACGCGCCGGCCGACGCCTGTCAACCACAGCCCGGTCAGGGGACGCCGACGCCGAGGGACGCCCCGGAGACGCTGGCGGGGGACGCTTTGGTATCATCAACCGCGTTCCGGGCGGAGGAGGTGTCCGTACGACACCGGGACGGGATGGAGACGGCGTTGGAGGACTCTACGGCACCACCGACCACGTGccgggtggaggagaaggtggtgggacaccgggacgggacggggacagtGTTGGAGGACTCTACGGCACCACCACCAACGTTccgggtggaggagaaggtggtgggacACCGGGATGGGACAGGGACGGTGTTGGAGGACTCTACGGCACCACCACCAACGTTACGGGAACACCTGGACGGGATGGAGACGGTGTTGGAGGACTCTACGGCACCACCGACCACGTGccgggtggaggagaaggtggtgggacaccgggatgggatggggacggtgtTGGAGGACTCTACGGCACCACCACCAACGTTAGGGGAACACCAGGACGGGATGGAGACGGTGTTGGAGGACTCTACGGCACCACCAACCACGTGccgggtggaggagaaggtggtgggacACCGGGACGGGAAGGGGACAGTGTTGGAGGACTCTACGGCACCACCACCAACGTTCCgggtgaaggagaaggtggtgggacaccgggatgggacagggatggtgtTGGAGGACTCTACGGCACCACCACCAACGTTAGGGGAACACCTGGACACGATGGAGATGGCGTTGGAGGACTCTACGGCACCACCAACCACGTGccgggtggaggagaaggtggtgggacACCGGGACGGGACAGGGACGGTGTTGGAGGACTCTACGGCACCACCACCAACGTTCCGGGCATCGGAGGGGCCTCCGGGACACCTGGACACCATGGGGACGGTGTCGGAGGACTCCCTGGTGTCACCAACCGCGTTACGGGAACACCTGGACGGGATGGAGACGGCGTTGGAGGACTCTACGGCACCACCGACCACGTTccgggtggaggagaaggtggtgggacaccgggatgggatggggacggtgtTGGAGGACTCTACGGCTCCACCACCAACGTTACGGGCACCAAAGGTGTCCGTACAACACCCGGACACCGTGGAGATGGTGTCGGAGGAATTCCTGGTGTCACCAACCGCGTTCCGGGCGGAGGAGGTGTCCGTACGACACCCGGACGCTACGGAGATGGCGTTGGAGGACTCTACGGCACCACCACCAACGTTCCGGGCACCGGAGGGACCTCCGGGACACCGGGACACCACGGAGACGGCGTGGGAGGACTCTCCGGTGTCACCACCAACGTTCcggggggaggagaaggtggtgggacACCGCGACGGGCCGGGGACGGCGTTGGAGGACTCTACGGCACCAACAACGTTCCGGGCACCGGAGGCCGACGGGTga
- the LOC134508128 gene encoding zinc finger protein 646-like isoform X2 → MASPPSPAASPRAPSSSPAAAAERRYRCGECGRSYRHAGSLVNHRRSHQTGLYGCAACGKQLFNLAALTSHRRAHRRAQRPATVTGDAGAVGPAATPPAASPSSGRLYSCGECGRRYRHRGSLANHRHTHRTGVFACSLCPKHFPNLMALRTHARGHRRGRPPPSPRDVTVVAAERLYRCEVCGKTYRHSGSLINHKHTHQTGDFGCGLCPKRFSNLGALKGHLRGHRRRRHRHRRRNGCSPEVPPPPLPPAIYQCSLCPKEFGGLPALQAHFRRHRRPRGAADEEEDEEDEEDEEEEERPFLCSLCGGIFPGEAELARHHRQEHVTVPPVPPPPPEGCWGGEASGEELWQICGYCGRPFGDLQSLREHSRGHRAEEAAAMADVVAGGERRPYACSLCGKTYRHGGSLVNHRQTHQTGVFPCAVCARRYPNLAAFRNHLRNHPRCKAGPPASAPPPRQRPACDACEEEEEEEEEEEEGEAPEARPFRCEVCGRSYKHAGSLVNHRQSHTTGLFRCPACPKAFYNLMALKNHRRTHAERRRHRCGLCPKAFRLRRQLLGHQRLHAPADACQPQPGQGTPTPRDAPETLAGDALVSSTAFRAEEVSVRHRDGMETALEDSTAPPTTCRVEEKVVGHRDGTGTVLEDSTAPPPTFRVEEKVVGHRDGTGTVLEDSTAPPPTLREHLDGMETVLEDSTAPPTTCRVEEKVVGHRDGMGTVLEDSTAPPPTLGEHQDGMETVLEDSTAPPTTCRVEEKVVGHRDGKGTVLEDSTAPPPTFRVKEKVVGHRDGTGMVLEDSTAPPPTLGEHLDTMEMALEDSTAPPPTFRASEGPPGHLDTMGTVSEDSLVSPTALREHLDGMETALEDSTAPPTTFRVEEKVVGHRDGMGTVLEDSTAPPPTLRAPKVSVQHPDTVEMVSEEFLVSPTAFRAEEVSVRHPDATEMALEDSTAPPPTFRAPEGPPGHRDTTETAWEDSPVSPPTFRGEEKVVGHRDGPGTALEDSTAPTTFRAPEADG, encoded by the exons ATGGCGTCTCCTccgtcccccgccgcctccccgcgggcCCCGTCGTCgtcccccgccgctgccgccgagCGCCGTTACCGCTGCGGGGAGTGCGGGCGGAGCTACCGCCACGCCGGCAGCCTGGTCAACCACCGCCGCAGCCACCAAACCGGCCTCTACGGCTGCGCCGCCTGCGGCAAACAGCTCTTCAACCTGGCCGCCCTCACCAGCCACCGCCGGGCGCACCGGCGAGCCCAACGGCCGGCGACGGTGACAGGGGACGCCGGCGCCGTGGGGCCGGCGGCGACTCCGCCGGCCGCCTCGCCCTCCTCGGGCCGGCTCTACAGCTGCGGGGAGTGCGGGCGGCGCTACCGCCACCGGGGCAGCTTGGCCAACCACCGGCACACCCACCGCACCGGCGTCTTCGCCTGTTCCCTCTGCCCCAAACACTTCCCCAACCTCATGGCCCTGCGCACCCACGCCCGGGGCCACCGCCGGGGACGGCCGCCGCCATCGCCGCGTGATGTCACCGTCGTTGCCGCCGAGCGACTGTACCGCTGCGAGGTGTGCGGCAAAACCTACCGGCACTCCGGCAGCCTCATCAACCACAAACACACCCACCAGACGGGCGATTTCGGCTGCGGCCTCTGCCCCAAACGCTTCTCCAACCTGGGCGCCCTCAAGGGACACCTGCGGGGACaccggcgccgccgccaccgccaccggcgccgcaACGGCTGTAGCCCCgaggtgccgccgccgccgctgccgcccgccatCTACCAGTGCTCGCTCTGCCCCAAGGAATTCGGCGGCCTCCCGGCGCTACAGGCGCATTTTCGCCGGCACCGGCGTCCCCGCGGCGCGGCGGacgaggaggaggacgaggaggacgaggaggacgaggaggaagaagagcgtcccttcctctgcagcctgtgcgGCGGCATCTTCCCCGGCGAGGCCGAGCTGGCGCGGCACCACCGGCAGGAGCACGTGACGGtgccgccggtgccgccgccgccgccggaggggtgttgggggggggaagcgTCGGGCGAGGAGCTGTGGCAAATCTGCGGCTACTGCGGGCGGCCCTTCGGCGACCTGCAGAGCCTGCGGGAGCACAGCCGCGGCCACCGCGCCGAGGAAGCGGCCGCCATGGCCGACGTGGTGGCCGGGGGCGAGCGCCGACCTTACGCCTGTAGCCTCTGTGGCAAAACCTACCGCCACGGCGGCAGTTTGGTCAACCACCGGCAAACCCACCAAACCGGCGTCTTCCCCTGCGCCGTCTGCGCCCGCCGCTACCCCAACCTCGCCGCCTTCCGCAACCACCTCCGCAACCACCCCCGCTGCAAGGCGGGACCCCCGGcgtccgccccgccgccgcgccaacGCCCGGCCTGCGACgcctgcgaggaggaggaggaggaggaggaagaggaggaagagggagaagcacCGGAGGCCCGGCCTTTCCGCTGCGAGGTGTGCGGCCGCAGCTACAAGCACGCCGGCAGCCTGGTCAACCACCGGCAGAGCCACACCACCGGCCTCTTCCGCTGCCCCGCCTGCCCCAAGGCCTTCTACAACCTCATGGCCCTCAAGAACCACCGGCGCACCCACGCCGAGCGCCGCCGGCACCGCTGTGGCCTCTGCCCCAAGGCTTTCCGCCTGCGCCGGCAACTGCTGGGTCACCAACGGCTCCACGCGCCGGCCGACGCCTGTCAACCACAGCCCGGTCAGGGGACGCCGACGCCGAGGGACGCCCCGGAGACGCTGGCGGGGGACGCTTTGGTATCATCAACCGCGTTCCGGGCGGAGGAGGTGTCCGTACGACACCGGGACGGGATGGAGACGGCGTTGGAGGACTCTACGGCACCACCGACCACGTGccgggtggaggagaaggtggtgggacaccgggacgggacggggacagtGTTGGAGGACTCTACGGCACCACCACCAACGTTccgggtggaggagaaggtggtgggacACCGGGATGGGACAGGGACGGTGTTGGAGGACTCTACGGCACCACCACCAACGTTACGGGAACACCTGGACGGGATGGAGACGGTGTTGGAGGACTCTACGGCACCACCGACCACGTGccgggtggaggagaaggtggtgggacaccgggatgggatggggacggtgtTGGAGGACTCTACGGCACCACCACCAACGTTAGGGGAACACCAGGACGGGATGGAGACGGTGTTGGAGGACTCTACGGCACCACCAACCACGTGccgggtggaggagaaggtggtgggacACCGGGACGGGAAGGGGACAGTGTTGGAGGACTCTACGGCACCACCACCAACGTTCCgggtgaaggagaaggtggtgggacaccgggatgggacagggatggtgtTGGAGGACTCTACGGCACCACCACCAACGTTAGGGGAACACCTGGACACGATGGAGATGGC GTTGGAGGACTCTACGGCACCACCACCAACGTTCCGGGCATCGGAGGGGCCTCCGGGACACCTGGACACCATGGGGACGGTGTCGGAGGACTCCCTGGTGTCACCAACCGCGTTACGGGAACACCTGGACGGGATGGAGACGGCGTTGGAGGACTCTACGGCACCACCGACCACGTTccgggtggaggagaaggtggtgggacaccgggatgggatggggacggtgtTGGAGGACTCTACGGCTCCACCACCAACGTTACGGGCACCAAAGGTGTCCGTACAACACCCGGACACCGTGGAGATGGTGTCGGAGGAATTCCTGGTGTCACCAACCGCGTTCCGGGCGGAGGAGGTGTCCGTACGACACCCGGACGCTACGGAGATGGCGTTGGAGGACTCTACGGCACCACCACCAACGTTCCGGGCACCGGAGGGACCTCCGGGACACCGGGACACCACGGAGACGGCGTGGGAGGACTCTCCGGTGTCACCACCAACGTTCcggggggaggagaaggtggtgggacACCGCGACGGGCCGGGGACGGCGTTGGAGGACTCTACGGCACCAACAACGTTCCGGGCACCGGAGGCCGACGGGTga